One stretch of Streptomyces sp. TLI_171 DNA includes these proteins:
- a CDS encoding type II secretion system F family protein, whose translation MGSTTLILAGLLAGLLLAGGLVGLVSGVVGTTAPRTPGPVGRFRAALRGSDQSAAARAQVRARWIAAGVVGLIAWAVTGWLVVGLLLVLLTVGLPWLLSPGKAATIRITELDALAEWTRRLADVLYLGVGLEQAMKDSRRTAPAALERPVGELAARLQSGWRPEDALKAFADHLNDATADKVCAALILRASDRGPGLARNLEDLADSVREEVRQRREIEADRAKPRTTVRWMTFMTLGIIVAGSFDTSYIEPYGTVVGQLVLAVLIAGFAGVLAWMRQLATYRATPRFLAADPHSPVSVSAPAPRQASAVRAAAVAGGAR comes from the coding sequence ATGGGCAGCACCACCCTGATCCTCGCGGGCCTGCTCGCCGGACTGCTGCTGGCCGGCGGCCTGGTCGGCCTGGTCTCGGGCGTCGTCGGCACCACCGCGCCCCGCACCCCCGGCCCCGTCGGCCGCTTCCGGGCCGCGCTGCGCGGATCCGACCAGAGCGCGGCCGCCCGGGCGCAGGTGCGCGCCAGGTGGATTGCCGCCGGCGTCGTCGGCCTGATCGCGTGGGCGGTCACCGGCTGGCTCGTCGTCGGGCTGCTGCTGGTGCTTCTCACCGTCGGCCTGCCCTGGCTGCTGAGCCCCGGCAAAGCCGCGACGATCCGGATCACCGAGCTGGACGCCCTGGCCGAGTGGACCCGCCGCCTGGCCGACGTGCTGTACCTGGGCGTCGGTCTGGAGCAGGCGATGAAGGACTCCCGGCGCACCGCGCCGGCCGCGCTGGAGCGCCCGGTGGGTGAGCTCGCCGCCCGCCTGCAGTCCGGGTGGCGCCCCGAGGACGCGCTCAAGGCGTTCGCGGACCACCTCAACGACGCGACCGCGGACAAGGTCTGCGCCGCCCTGATCCTGCGGGCCTCGGACCGCGGCCCAGGCCTGGCCCGGAACCTGGAGGACCTCGCCGACTCCGTGCGCGAGGAGGTGCGCCAGCGGCGGGAGATCGAGGCCGACCGCGCCAAGCCGCGCACCACGGTGCGGTGGATGACGTTCATGACCCTCGGGATCATCGTCGCGGGCAGCTTCGACACCTCCTACATCGAGCCCTACGGCACCGTGGTGGGCCAGCTGGTCCTCGCGGTGCTCATCGCCGGGTTCGCCGGGGTCCTGGCCTGGATGCGGCAGCTGGCGACGTACCGGGCCACCCCGAGGTTCCTGGCCGCCGACCCGCACAGCCCCGTCAGCGTGAGCGCACCGGCACCCCGGCAGGCCTCCGCCGTACGCGCCGCCGCAGTGGCGGGAGGTGCACGATGA
- a CDS encoding CpaF family protein, producing MPPPAAVPAKPAAPPAPPAAQVDPEVVGQIRRLVSTELAAVVAAAPGLSQADREQRGRDLINNRVATWVVNRAGELGISPGSDVQRALEAQVFDLLFRAGRLQPYLDDADVENILVNGFDDVVIDYADRGKVRVGPIADSDEDLVELLRDLARRSGHGERTLSTASPMLALRLPDGSRLQAMTEVTPRPQVTIRRHRVRKSDLAGMVELGAIDSTLAAYLKALVLARKNVLIAGGQGAGKTSLMRAMAREIPKDERIGTLETEFELFLHELEPDRQIVAMEAREGNGERVDGQAAGEITVNDLIYPSLRMNLSRIVVGEVRGREVVPMLQSMTNGEGGSLCTIHAREASMVYDRIAELYMQAGDGFSEQLAYRQISNGIDAVVFLRQLDETAIGGRKHRFVSQVLEVTGAGESGRPTSNTIFGPNPELGELRAVPRMNPATLDDLVRVGFDADLLRVPGGSWRAPLDVKVGR from the coding sequence GTGCCCCCGCCCGCCGCTGTGCCGGCCAAGCCGGCCGCCCCGCCGGCGCCGCCTGCGGCGCAGGTCGATCCGGAGGTGGTCGGCCAGATTCGCCGCTTGGTCTCGACCGAGCTCGCCGCGGTCGTCGCCGCGGCACCGGGCCTGAGCCAGGCCGATCGTGAACAGCGCGGCCGCGACCTGATCAACAATCGGGTGGCCACCTGGGTCGTCAACCGCGCCGGCGAGCTCGGCATCTCACCGGGTTCGGACGTGCAGCGTGCTCTGGAGGCGCAGGTCTTCGACCTGCTGTTCCGCGCCGGCCGCCTGCAGCCGTACCTCGACGACGCCGACGTCGAGAACATCCTCGTCAACGGCTTCGACGACGTCGTGATCGACTACGCGGACCGGGGCAAGGTCCGGGTCGGGCCGATCGCCGATTCCGACGAGGATCTGGTGGAGCTGCTGCGCGACCTCGCTCGGCGCTCCGGCCACGGGGAGCGGACCCTGTCGACGGCCAGTCCGATGCTCGCGCTTCGCCTGCCGGACGGGTCCCGTCTGCAGGCGATGACTGAGGTCACGCCGCGGCCCCAGGTCACCATCCGCCGTCACCGGGTCCGCAAGAGCGATCTGGCGGGCATGGTCGAGCTCGGCGCGATCGACTCGACGCTGGCCGCGTATCTGAAGGCCCTGGTCCTGGCCCGCAAGAACGTCCTGATCGCCGGTGGCCAGGGCGCGGGCAAGACGAGCCTGATGCGGGCCATGGCCCGCGAGATCCCGAAGGACGAGCGGATCGGCACCCTGGAGACGGAGTTCGAACTGTTCCTGCACGAGCTCGAGCCGGACCGGCAGATCGTGGCCATGGAGGCCCGCGAGGGTAACGGCGAGCGCGTCGACGGCCAGGCCGCCGGCGAGATCACCGTCAACGACCTCATCTACCCGTCCCTGCGGATGAACCTGTCGCGGATCGTCGTCGGCGAGGTCCGCGGCCGCGAGGTCGTCCCGATGCTGCAGTCGATGACCAACGGCGAGGGCGGCTCCCTGTGCACCATCCACGCCCGCGAGGCGAGCATGGTCTACGACCGCATCGCCGAGCTGTATATGCAGGCCGGTGACGGCTTCTCCGAGCAGCTGGCCTACCGTCAGATCTCCAACGGCATCGACGCCGTGGTCTTCCTCCGCCAGCTCGACGAGACCGCGATCGGCGGGCGCAAGCACCGCTTCGTGTCGCAGGTCTTGGAAGTCACCGGCGCCGGCGAGAGCGGCCGCCCCACCAGCAACACCATCTTCGGCCCGAACCCGGAGCTCGGAGAGCTGCGGGCCGTGCCGCGCATGAATCCCGCGACCTTGGACGACCTGGTCCGCGTCGGCTTCGACGCCGACCTGCTGCGCGTTCCCGGCGGGTCCTGGCGGGCCCCGCTCGACGTGAAGGTGGGCCGGTGA
- a CDS encoding SAF domain-containing protein → MSTTQTRGPDAGYTAPVAAPRPVSARRRRPALIGVSVALIAVGGLVGAMTLTAAGQREDVLVVAKPLAFGQVITRGDLTVASISLDPALKPVGADQLDSIVGKHASAQLLPGTTLTKASVTSDALVQPGQQLVGIQVKPGQLPATALVPGQKVVIVSTPGQSVAADAGASTGTPSTLPAQVVRVGSPDSSGSLTVDVSVDANAGATVAARASTGNIAIIVQSPSAAG, encoded by the coding sequence GTGAGCACAACCCAGACACGCGGTCCCGACGCCGGCTACACCGCTCCGGTGGCCGCGCCCCGGCCCGTCAGCGCCCGCCGACGGCGACCTGCGCTGATCGGGGTGTCGGTCGCCCTGATCGCGGTCGGCGGCCTGGTCGGAGCGATGACCCTGACCGCCGCCGGGCAGCGCGAGGACGTCCTCGTCGTCGCCAAGCCGCTGGCGTTCGGCCAGGTCATCACCCGCGGCGACCTCACCGTCGCCTCCATCAGCCTGGACCCGGCGCTGAAGCCGGTGGGCGCCGACCAGCTCGACTCCATCGTGGGCAAGCACGCCTCCGCCCAGCTGCTGCCGGGCACCACCCTGACGAAGGCCAGCGTCACGAGCGACGCCCTGGTGCAGCCCGGCCAGCAGCTGGTCGGCATCCAGGTCAAGCCGGGCCAGCTGCCCGCCACCGCGCTGGTCCCGGGCCAGAAAGTCGTCATCGTCTCCACGCCCGGCCAGAGCGTCGCCGCCGACGCCGGCGCGTCGACGGGCACGCCGAGCACCTTGCCGGCGCAGGTGGTGCGGGTCGGCTCGCCCGACTCCAGCGGCAGCCTCACCGTCGACGTCTCCGTCGACGCCAACGCCGGCGCCACCGTGGCGGCGCGGGCGTCGACCGGCAACATCGCGATCATCGTGCAGAGCCCGTCGGCGGCCGGCTGA
- a CDS encoding helix-turn-helix domain-containing protein, whose translation MGTRGIAHFDPAALRTQRRLAGLSQDQLAAAVRAGSLVLLHRTHVSMYESGRRLPEQRTLCAMASCLGISASVLLRPAPLSIARIRLDADLTQSQTAERIGVPQSQMSLIERGMAELDPQGLSMLATALGTTVEAVRLALHAPHTKRPSCS comes from the coding sequence GTGGGCACTCGCGGCATCGCTCACTTCGATCCGGCCGCCCTGCGCACTCAGCGGCGCCTGGCCGGCCTGAGCCAGGACCAGCTGGCCGCCGCAGTCCGTGCTGGCTCCCTCGTCCTGCTCCACCGCACGCACGTGTCGATGTACGAGAGCGGCCGGCGGCTTCCGGAGCAGCGCACGCTGTGCGCGATGGCCTCGTGTCTGGGGATTTCCGCGTCCGTGCTGCTGCGCCCGGCTCCGCTGAGCATCGCTCGCATCCGTCTGGATGCGGACCTGACGCAGAGCCAGACCGCGGAGCGGATCGGCGTGCCGCAGAGTCAGATGTCTTTGATCGAGCGCGGGATGGCCGAGCTCGATCCTCAAGGGCTGAGCATGCTGGCGACGGCACTCGGCACCACCGTCGAGGCGGTGCGCCTCGCGCTGCACGCCCCGCACACGAAGCGCCCTTCCTGCAGCTGA
- a CDS encoding DUF4262 domain-containing protein, with translation MNEKILTQAVLANRRLRGLPALSNAGSVGADLAAAAAEFEALLDDFVLAFDPVLSRVHGNIAEHGLHITGVFPSEDAPPECLDFSYTTGLSEGLGFELAVATLPFDIAGSILNRSAKVLTAVPSEGDLLEDVLGGGFTARLHRCSDTSRFAMTRQIYGSDPEHGVWQIVVPDSAGRFPDEPGYNHAGLPQPLY, from the coding sequence ATGAACGAGAAGATCCTGACCCAGGCCGTGCTCGCCAACCGCCGTCTGCGCGGTCTCCCTGCCCTCTCCAACGCTGGCTCCGTCGGCGCGGACCTCGCGGCCGCGGCCGCCGAGTTCGAGGCACTGCTCGACGACTTCGTGCTCGCCTTCGACCCCGTGCTCAGCCGCGTGCACGGCAACATCGCAGAGCACGGGCTTCACATCACCGGGGTGTTCCCCTCCGAGGACGCCCCGCCCGAGTGCCTCGACTTCAGCTACACCACAGGCCTGAGCGAAGGGCTCGGCTTCGAACTCGCCGTCGCCACGCTGCCGTTCGACATCGCCGGGTCCATCCTGAACCGCTCCGCCAAGGTCCTGACCGCCGTGCCGAGTGAGGGCGACCTGCTCGAAGACGTCCTCGGCGGCGGCTTCACCGCGCGGCTGCACCGCTGCTCGGACACCAGCCGCTTCGCGATGACGCGCCAGATCTACGGCAGCGACCCCGAGCACGGAGTGTGGCAGATCGTGGTGCCCGACTCCGCCGGACGGTTCCCGGACGAACCCGGCTACAACCACGCCGGCCTGCCTCAGCCCCTGTACTGA
- a CDS encoding DUF6884 domain-containing protein: protein MTTHLGREATAEPRPAAPAPPRLTAAQHRAVLGGAKDPLGLLPKSVNLRTTVSLAALGYVGLDQSEPFLRGQLATKDKLDVWGGVLTEEGWARARAEGAGAFRIVVVGCGKTKQPRRVSAGALYTGSFHGACRATGVELLHGGGRMYILSAAHGLLDLDTEIDPYDLTVGDPGSVDADIVRRQVLARGLERAEVTVLAGRPYVDLARAAWPNLDAPLSGARGIGEMRQRLAHIRIDIHGRRLAGEA, encoded by the coding sequence ATGACCACTCACCTCGGCCGGGAGGCGACCGCTGAGCCGCGCCCGGCCGCTCCGGCCCCGCCCCGTCTCACAGCGGCCCAGCACCGCGCAGTGCTAGGTGGGGCCAAGGACCCGCTCGGTCTGCTTCCGAAGAGCGTCAACCTGCGCACGACGGTCTCCCTCGCCGCCCTCGGCTACGTCGGCCTGGACCAGAGCGAGCCTTTCCTTCGCGGGCAGCTCGCGACGAAGGACAAGCTCGACGTCTGGGGCGGCGTACTGACCGAGGAAGGATGGGCCAGGGCCCGCGCCGAAGGGGCGGGAGCCTTCCGCATCGTCGTCGTCGGCTGCGGGAAGACCAAGCAGCCCCGCCGGGTCAGCGCCGGTGCCCTCTACACCGGTTCGTTCCACGGGGCCTGCCGCGCCACCGGCGTGGAGCTGCTGCACGGCGGCGGACGCATGTACATCCTCTCCGCCGCCCACGGTCTCCTCGACCTGGACACCGAGATCGACCCCTACGACCTGACCGTCGGCGACCCCGGCAGCGTCGACGCGGACATCGTGCGGCGCCAGGTCCTCGCGCGCGGCCTGGAGCGGGCCGAGGTGACGGTGCTGGCCGGCAGGCCGTACGTCGACCTCGCGCGCGCGGCCTGGCCGAACCTCGATGCGCCGCTGTCCGGCGCTCGCGGGATCGGGGAGATGAGGCAGCGCCTCGCTCACATCCGCATCGACATCCACGGCCGCCGCCTCGCGGGTGAGGCGTGA
- a CDS encoding IS5 family transposase (programmed frameshift) — MSDDLVPDDLWDRVAPLLPPRPARRHRYPGRLPADDRAALRGIVYVLCKSVSWRDVPAERTGCSGITAWRRLRDWTEAGVWPRLHEVLLAELRTAGLLEMDDCAIDGSHVRALKRGAHTGPSPVDRARPGSKHHLIVDRHGTPIAVTLTAGNRHDVTQLLPLLDAIPPIRGLCGRPRTRPRRLFADRGYDFDKYRRLLWKRGIKPLIARRGVAHGSGLGKTRWVVERTFAWLHQFKRLRIRYEIRADLHLSLLQLACSIICLRRLRTSF; from the exons GTGTCGGATGATCTTGTGCCTGATGACTTGTGGGATCGGGTGGCCCCGTTGCTGCCGCCGCGTCCCGCGCGGCGCCATCGCTATCCGGGCCGCTTGCCGGCGGATGACCGCGCGGCCCTTCGCGGCATCGTGTACGTGCTGTGCAAGAGCGTGAGCTGGCGGGACGTGCCTGCGGAGCGGACCGGGTGCAGCGGGATCACGGCCTGGCGCCGGCTGCGGGACTGGACCGAGGCCGGCGTGTGGCCGCGCCTGCACGAGGTCCTTCTCGCCGAGCTGCGAACCGCGGGCCTGCTGGAGATGGACGACTGCGCGATCGACGGCTCGCACGTCAGGGCTCTGA AAAGGGGGGCTCACACCGGACCTTCGCCGGTCGACCGGGCCAGGCCGGGCAGCAAACACCACCTGATCGTCGACCGCCACGGCACCCCGATCGCAGTCACCCTGACCGCCGGCAACCGCCACGACGTCACCCAGCTCCTGCCGCTCCTGGACGCGATCCCGCCGATCCGGGGACTGTGCGGACGCCCGCGGACACGGCCGCGCAGGCTGTTCGCCGACCGGGGCTACGACTTCGACAAGTACCGCCGCCTGCTTTGGAAGCGTGGGATCAAGCCGCTCATCGCCCGCCGCGGCGTCGCCCACGGCTCCGGACTCGGCAAGACCCGCTGGGTCGTCGAACGGACCTTCGCCTGGCTCCATCAGTTCAAACGCCTCCGCATCCGCTACGAGATACGCGCCGACCTCCACCTCAGCCTGCTCCAACTCGCCTGCAGCATCATCTGCTTGCGACGACTCCGAACCTCATTCTGA